In Musa acuminata AAA Group cultivar baxijiao unplaced genomic scaffold, Cavendish_Baxijiao_AAA HiC_scaffold_585, whole genome shotgun sequence, the genomic stretch tcatggaaatcggattccacCTCTTCATGGAAATCATTGAAATTTTTTCTAGTTCTTTTACTAGACCTACCGCTCTCACTACTATTTCTATTTTCAGTACAAATGAAGTTATAAAAGTAACTGTCACTGTAATTGTTGGTACTACCCGAAATAGAACTATTAATACTGACTTCAAAACGAAGATAACTATCAATGCAACTATTAATGTGATTATTCCAACCAGATTGAGTATCATACATGTAATGATAATAGTAGTGATTCTTTTTCTTAGACCCCCTACTCAAATAACTAGAAAGTTTTTTTTCTAGTTCACTCAGAAAAGAACTATCATTGTCAACCTCAAAAATCTGATtttcaatatcaaaatatacAGAGTAACTGTCACCATTACTATCCCTAACTAAAAAAGTGTCATCAGAGATCAAACTCCaaatatccttgatttcaaataAAGAATCAACATTAGTGAAACTATAATTACCACTATGATTCCAACTAGGAATCTTTTTCTTCGTATCGTTCTTCGTATCGTTTAGAATAGGTTGTTCACTTCTACTGGTATGTCCAATACCATCAAGACTATCCATTGATTTACTTAGCCCACACCTAGATTTACTTAGCCCACACCTATGTTCTAACTTCTCGTTAGACAACATCGAACGGAACCACCATTTTCCCATAGAGTCTTTCTACCCcctatttgatgaaatacaatacattcgatggataatcattttactttcactatttgatttcttatcagaattaagcatacgaatctaatcctaatcattaggattgttaattaataacgagtaagtattgaaagaacgagtaagtattgaaagaaATGATTCTCCTTTGTGGGAAGCCGAGGTATCACTTCAatatatattgatagaatctttttataaattttaaaatagaaagacacagctttcttccatgtgatgtacaaattctcatcgaaaatagagatagttgtttatttctataaataaagaataaagaatttgttctcgtataatcaaataattaagtttctattttaacatggaacgaaaaagacaatatataggatgggtaaaggagcctttcccttggcttgatctatggcctgaaactaggagatataaaaaagtccaccaatcccaaggatccataattaatccaatcctatggatccaacaacaaacaatagaagtattgagttgtttagtcttcgatcttatcttgtatatatataggtaagatctgtacatctgtacatataaaagatatatgcaaatacatagtatagaatgctcattctttttttttttattcggcaatcggcccaatcttttttttaggaaaagattgggccgactttaattgcaatcaattaggagaacaaacaggaattactgaattatgcacacttactttttctctttatctAGCTTATCTACTGGTTCGAATTCGAATTTGATCTCTTTCCATACTTCACAAGCAGCGGCTAGTTCAGGGCTCCATTTGCTAGCTTCACGGATAATTTCATTACCTTCACGAGCAAGATCACGTCCCTCATTACGAGCTTGTACACACGCCTCTAAAGCCACCCTATTAGCTACTGCACCAGGTGCATTTCCCCAAGGGTGTCCTAAAGTTCCTCCGCCAAACTGTAGTACGGAATCATCCCCAAAGATTTCGGTCAGAGCAGGCATATGCCAAACATGAATACCCCCTGAAGCCACGGGCAGAACACCTGGCATAGAGACCCAATCTTGAGTGAAGAAAATACCGCGACTTCGGTCTTTTTCGATATAATCATCACGTAATAAATCAACGAAACCTAAAGTCATCTCACGTTCCCCTTCCAGTTTACCTACTACTGTACCGGCGTGAATATGATCTCCACCAGACATACGTAATGCTTTAGCTAGTACACGGAAATGCATACCATGATTTTTCTGTCTATCAATAACTGCATGCATTGCGCGATGGATGTGAAGAAGTAGGCCGTTGTCACGGCAATAATGAGCCAAGCTAGTATTTGCAGTGAATCCACCAGTTAAGTAGTCATGCATTACGATAGGAACTCCTAATTCTCTGGCACATATGGcccttttcatcatttcttcacatGTACCCGCAGTAGCATTCAAGTAATGTCCTTTGATTTCACCTGTTTCGGCCTGCGCTTTAAAAAGTGCTTCGGTGCAAAATAAGAAACGATCTCTCCAACGCATAAATGGTTGTGAGTTTACGTTTTCATCATCTTTGGTAAAATCAAGTCCACCACGTAGACATTCATAAACCGCTCTACCGTAGTTTTTTGCAGATAATCCCAATTTTGGTTTAATAGTGCATCCCAATAGGGGACGACCATACTTGTTCAACTTATCTCTTTCAACCTGAATGCCGTGAGGCGGGCCTTGGAAAGTTTTGGAATAAGAAGTGGGAATTCGCAGATCCTCCAGACGTAGAGCTCGTAAGGCTTTGAAACCAAATACATTACCCACAATGGAAGTAAACATGTTAGTAACAGAACCTTCTTCAAAAAGGTCTAAAGGATAAGCTACATAAGCAATATATTGATTTTCCTCCCCAACAACGGCCTCGATGTGGTAGCATCGCCCTTTGTAACGATCAAGACTGGTAAGTCCATCAGTCCACACAGTTGTCCATGTACCAGTAGAAGATTCGGCAGCTACCGCAGCCCCTGCTTCTTCGGGCGGAACTCCAGGTTGAGGAGTTACTCGGAATGCTGCCAAGATATCAGTATCTTTGACTTCGTAGTCAGGAGTATAATAATTCAATTTGTAATCTTTAACACCAGCTTTAAATCCAACACTTGCTTTAGTCTCTGTTTGTGGTGACATAAGTCCCTCCCTACAACTCATGAATTAAGAATTCTCACAACGACAAGGTCTACTCGATATAGATTATGCATGAATGAAAcctttgacaaaaataaaaataaaaaaaaagaaaaaaaatattcaactaatattatcaactaatttcaatgttatgttaaaatgaaatggttcattattagaccatgtatttgattcatcaaatacatcattattgtatactccaaatacatcattattgtatactctttgatatatatggcgcaacccaaacccaatgtttgttttgcaagtttacaataaaatcaaatggatctccttcttattttgaatccaaatactaagaaaaattcactcttgacagtgatatatgttgtatatgtaaatcctagatgtgaaaataggcataattcatcctaaaagggtataaagaatagataggcggaaatccaatatctattcaaaaaaaaaaaagaacaatggccaattagatcgaaataatgaatcataaatggagttcgggttcgaattctatagataatagaatctaatacggatggtttttctataatgatagagaaatgaaagagacttactcgtgatttcatgtacttaatatttcttttgaaaaaaagaaggattGGCTGAACTTGAAAATTGACTCATTGAATGAGTAATTGAATGAGTAAACGATTGAATCGTATTCGGTTGGGTGGTACCAACTAAATCAAGTGCTAACTCCcatttatttcttattgaattaaccGATCAACTTGCTATCGGACATTTATTTTCGACTTGGCATGGCACTATTCAAAAAAACTTTCGACATACTttactttaattataattatgagaatcaaTCCTACCCCTTCTAGTCCTGCGGTTTCcacacttgaagaacaaaacctAGGGCGTATCGCTCAAATTATTGGCCCAGTACTGGATGTTGTTTTTCCTCCGGGCAAGATGCCTAATATTTATAACGCTTTGGTAGTTAAGGGTCGAGATACTATTGGTCAGCAAATTAATGTGACTTGTGAGGTACAACAATTATTAGGAAATAATCGAGTTAGAGCTGTAGCTATGAGTGCTACAGATGGACTGATGAGAGGAATGGAAGTGATTGACACGGGAGCTCCTCTAAGCGTTCCAGTCGGTGGAGCTACCCTCGGACGAATTTTCAACGTTCTTGGGGAGCCTGTTGATAATTTAGGTCCTGTAGATACTAGCACAACATCTCCTATTCATAGACCTGCACCTGCCTTTATACAGTTAGAGACGAAATTATCAATCTTTGAAACAGGAATTAAAGTAGTGGATCTTTTAGCTCCTTATCGCCGTGGAGGAAAAATCGGACTATTTGGAGGAGCTGGAGTAGGTAAAACAGTACTCATCATGGAATTGATCAACAACATTGCCAAAGCTCATGGAGGCGTATCTGTATTTGGCGGAGTAGGCGAACGTACTCGTGAAGGAAATGATCTTTACATGGAAATGAAAGAATCCGgagtaattaatgaaaaaaatattgcagAATCAAAAGTAGCTCTAGTCTACGGTCAAATGAATGAACCGCCGGGAGCTCGTATGAGAGTTGGTTTGACTGCCCTAACTATGGCGGAATATTTCCGGGATGTTAATGAACAAGACGTACTTCTATTCATCGACAATATCTTTCGTTTCGTCCAAGCAGGATCAGAAGTATCCGCCTTATTGGGGAGAATGCCTTCTGCAGTGGGTTATCAACCTACCCTTAGTACAGAAATGGGTTCTTTGCAAGAAAGAATTACTTCTACCAAAGAGGGATCTATAACTTCGATCCAAGCCGTTTATGTACCTGCGGACGATTTGACCGACCCTGCTCCTGCCACGacatttgcacatttagatgctaCTACCGTATTATCGAGAGGATTAGCTGCCAAAGGTATTTATCCAGCAGTGGATCCTTTAGATTCAACGTCAACTATGTTACAACCTCGGATCGTTGGCGAGGAACATTATGAAACTGCGCAAAG encodes the following:
- the LOC135661975 gene encoding ribulose bisphosphate carboxylase large chain, which translates into the protein MSCREGLMSPQTETKASVGFKAGVKDYKLNYYTPDYEVKDTDILAAFRVTPQPGVPPEEAGAAVAAESSTGTWTTVWTDGLTSLDRYKGRCYHIEAVVGEENQYIAYVAYPLDLFEEGSVTNMFTSIVGNVFGFKALRALRLEDLRIPTSYSKTFQGPPHGIQVERDKLNKYGRPLLGCTIKPKLGLSAKNYGRAVYECLRGGLDFTKDDENVNSQPFMRWRDRFLFCTEALFKAQAETGEIKGHYLNATAGTCEEMMKRAICARELGVPIVMHDYLTGGFTANTSLAHYCRDNGLLLHIHRAMHAVIDRQKNHGMHFRVLAKALRMSGGDHIHAGTVVGKLEGEREMTLGFVDLLRDDYIEKDRSRGIFFTQDWVSMPGVLPVASGGIHVWHMPALTEIFGDDSVLQFGGGTLGHPWGNAPGAVANRVALEACVQARNEGRDLAREGNEIIREASKWSPELAAACEVWKEIKFEFEPVDKLDKEKK
- the LOC135661973 gene encoding ATP synthase subunit beta, chloroplastic, whose protein sequence is MRINPTPSSPAVSTLEEQNLGRIAQIIGPVLDVVFPPGKMPNIYNALVVKGRDTIGQQINVTCEVQQLLGNNRVRAVAMSATDGLMRGMEVIDTGAPLSVPVGGATLGRIFNVLGEPVDNLGPVDTSTTSPIHRPAPAFIQLETKLSIFETGIKVVDLLAPYRRGGKIGLFGGAGVGKTVLIMELINNIAKAHGGVSVFGGVGERTREGNDLYMEMKESGVINEKNIAESKVALVYGQMNEPPGARMRVGLTALTMAEYFRDVNEQDVLLFIDNIFRFVQAGSEVSALLGRMPSAVGYQPTLSTEMGSLQERITSTKEGSITSIQAVYVPADDLTDPAPATTFAHLDATTVLSRGLAAKGIYPAVDPLDSTSTMLQPRIVGEEHYETAQRVKQTSQRYKELQDIIAILGLDELSEEDRLTVARARKIERFLSQPFFVAEVFTGSPGKYVGLAETIRGFQLILSGELDSLPEQAFYLVGNIDEATAKAMNLEEESKLKK